Within Candidatus Aegiribacteria sp., the genomic segment AGTGGTTATCCGGAAGGTAAGAAGAACATCAGTCTGGAAACGGAAATAGTAGCAATAAGTGATACTTACAGTGCGGCGATTACACCAAATAGAAGGTACAGAATTCCTAAAATGCCCATGGACGTTCTATACGAGCTAAAAAAAGGAAAAATAGGCAAATTCTCATCAAGGGTTATCATCTCTCTTGAGAAATATGTTGGTGAGAGGAAATGAAGTGATTAAGACCCCGGAAGGAGATGGTCTGGAATGATGTTGATGATATTGATTCTTACGGCAAATGCACCGGATACACTGTGGGCCAACGTTACAAGCGGCGGTGTTTATTCAACGGTTGAAATAGGCGACCTGAACGGAGACGGTGTTCCTGATGTTGTCAGCGGTGTGAATTTCTGGGATGATGAGCCTACTCTGTGGTGCCTTTCGGGTGCTGACGGGAATACACTCTGGAGCAGCGATCAGTACAACGGGATTTATCAGGATGAGGGGCTTGCGGGAGTACCGGATATGAACGGTGACGGTTACGGAGATATTCTGATGGTAACACCTGGCGGTTACGCTCCTCCGGGCAGATGCATGATACTGGTTTCGGGGATAGACGGCTCAATGATATGGCAGTGGAGCGCATACGAGAACATTCCCTCCGGAGCCGGGTGGGGTTACAGCTGCTGTCTGATGGAAGATCAGACCGCGGACGGTTTGCCGGAGTTCCTCGGAGGGTTCGGTTCAACCGGATCTTTGAACACTTCTGTGGCAGCTTGCCTGAACGGAGCTTCAGGGGATACCCTCTGGACCAGAACAGCAGCGGACGCAGTTGAAGATGTGCTTGCAGTACCCGATGTAACGGGAGATGGGGTACAGGAGGTTTACCTTGGAATAGGAGGAAACTCCTATACTGACTATACGCTTGAATTGCTTGATGGGTCCGACGGATCTCTTATCTGGAGCAGGAACGGCGGAGGGGACGTAATGTGCGTGTCGGCCGTTGACCGCGGGACTACTGTTCCCTGGCTTGTCAGCAGCTCCTTCAGCGGGGAAGTTCAGTGCTACAGCCTCGGTGGCGATTCTCTCTGGGCAAGGGATATCGGCGGAATGCTTCTTGATGTTGAGGCGGGGCCTGATCTCGATGGAGATGGAATAGCCGAAATCGCTGTAGCGGGAGACAACTCCGGAACTGTGTGTCTTGATGGAGCCACCGGAACAACTCTCTGGAGCTATCCCACAGGCTCGAATACCTGGAGCATAGCCTGGGCTGATTCGGTTTATGCAGGTGGTTCATGGGTTCCGTGCGTTGTCGCTGGAAGCGTTAATGGAAGAAGGATAACACTTGTCAACGCGTTCACGGGGGATCTTATCTGGGAGCAGCCGTTCACGGAGAGGGTGTACAATGTAAGCACTATGTACATGGAGACCGTTTCTCCTTCACCTGTAATACTTACAGGTCTGCAGGATCAGCAGAGCCAGCCTTACCATGCCTGGGCGTTTCTATCCTCAGACGGTACATCATGCGGAGAGCATCCGGACGAAGTTATTATAGGAAACACAGTTCTGCGAAATCCGTCTGAAGGCATTATGATACTTACTCCGCCTGACGGTGAATGGAACTGCGGAATTTACGACATTTCCGGGCGGCTTGTCTGGTCTGGAAAACTCAACGGTGAGGAAACCGTTGACGTTTCATCATGGAATTCGGGATGCTTCCTGGTGGTGCTGTCAGATGAAGAAGCTGAACTGAGACAGACAGTAACTATTCTTAACTGAACGGTTGAATTGAGGTTATTCTGCCTGAGACGGTTGTTCTTGTTGAAGACCTGAGAAAAAGTTACGGCGAGGTGCGTGCTGTGGACGGAATCTCACTTGAAGTATCAAAGGGTGAGATATTCGGTATTGTGGGGCCCAACGGAGCCGGCAAAACCACAACCATGGATTGCATCGTAAGCATGCGCAGGCCCGATTCTGGTGTCATCAGCGTACTGGGCCTTAACCCCCTCGGTCAGCGGAAGACCCTCCTTGAGAAGGTGGGAATCCAGCAGCAGGAATCCGAACTTCCAGACAGAATGAAGGTCAGGGAAGCCATGGAACTGTTCTCATGCTTTTACAAAAACCCCATGGAAACCGGCGGAATTCTCTCAAAACTTGGGTTGTCGGACAAAGCAGAATCGTACTTTTCAGCCCTGTCCGGCGGTCAGAAAAAGAGACTTTTCGTGGCCCTTTCCCTGGTTGGTGATCCGGAAATCGTATTCTTCGATGAATTGACAAGCGGCCTTGATCCCCGGTCAAGACGTTCTATGTGGGATCTTGTCAGGGGATTGAAGGATGACGGTAAAACGGTTTTTCTATCCACTCATTATATGGATGAGGCTGAAAAGCTCTGTGACCGCGTTGCTATTGTCGATAGAGGCAGAATCGTGGCTCTGGATACTCCAGATTCGCTTGTCAGATCCCATGCCTTTGCCCTCAATGTAGTAATGGGTATTCCCAGCGACTTCAGAGAGAACGATCTGGAGTCCATCCCCGGAGTGCTTGAGGTTTCCAGGGAGGGCGCGCATGTTACCGCGCGTGTACAGGACAGTTTAGCGGTTGTTGAAATCGTGAAATTGCTCGTTGACAGGAAGATCGAGCTTGGAAATTTCCATACTGAAAAATCTACACTGGAAGATGTTTTTCTGAAGCTTACCGGAAAAGAGATAAGGAACTGATATGCTGCAGCGGTATTTCAGACTGACCCGGGCGGAGTTTATTCTTTACCTTAGAGAACCCTCAGGTTTCTTCTTTACATTGATCTTCCCGCTGCTGCTCATGATGCTTTTCGGAAGTATCTGGGGTAATGAGCCCTTTCCAGGGGAGAACTTTGGATACATAGATTTCGCTGTTCCAGCTTTCATAGGGATGGTGATCTTAACCACCGGTATCTCGGGTCTTACAACGAGCATAGCAGCCTATCGGGAGAAGGGAATTCTCAGGAGGTTCAAAGCAGCTCCGATTTCTCCACTTCTGGTTCTGACAGCGGAGTTATCGTCACTTTTCATAATTACGGTTATGGGGATGCTCCTTCTTCTTGCAGCCGGAGTGATTGTCTTCGGAATGCATTTCTACGGCAGTATTCCCGAAGTGCTTTTCGCGTTCGTTCTTTCCACACTCAGTATATCCGCACTGGGATTCATTCCGGCCAGCCTGGCGCCCTCTGCCCGAAGCGGCATGATAATCTCCAACGTCATGTATTTTCCAATGCTGTTTCTTTCCGGAGCCGCCCTTCCAAGAGAAATGCTTCCGCCTTTTCTGAAAACCTTCTCGCAGATTCTTCCCCTCACTCATGTAATAGAACTGCTGCAGGGTCTATGGCTCGGTGGACACCTGTGGGATTATCCCGTTCAGATAGCTGTTCTGTGCGGCGTCACGGTTGTCGGCTTCATGATTGCCGCAAAATTCTTCAGGTGGGAGTAAGCACCGATCCGTTGTTTCAGCTGCAGAGGAGGAGTAAGTTTTACAGTTCCTTCGATACAATTCATGAATTTATGTAATGAGCAGTAGATACTTGGAATTGCCTCGTATATAGCTATTCCCTGTTTTCGATGAATTCGATATCTGCTAAATCCCTGTGTCGACCGGAAGCTCTTTTGTTTACTAATAAATCCGTTTTGGATATCGTGCTGATATCGATACCATCAATTCTTACGATGTTTCTGCGCTTATAGCATTCGTTGAATCTGATTCCGTCTGCTTCATTAATTATATCAATCTGGACTGGTGATCTTCCCATTCGAAACACATTGCCTTTCTCCTGGAAAACTTTGTTTTCAACAGTTGGTGCTCCAAACGCAAGAAGCGTCTGCTGCAATTTTCTGATGTTCTCGTCGTCTGTTGCTATCAGGAAGTCAATATCCTTTGTTGCTCGTGGATTTCCATAAAGACCAACAGCCCAACCACCTAAAAGCAGGTAATGAACTTCATGATCGTTTAAAAACTGTATAAACTCTTTGAAGTCTTCCGGTAGTTGCTTCAGACCCATAAAAGCATTCCCTCAGGTATGTGATTGTTTCAAACTTTTCAGATGCGGTGCTCTTCGACCAATATCGTATATTCTTTTCTTTCAGTTCTTTAGAAGTTCCTATGCTGATATCTCTTCTATCTATTCTTGCATGCATAAATGACCTTTGTTTCTTACGTAGTTAAGCAATAGGAATCGTGATTTCAAAACACTCCGGGAAATTATCCTGAACAGCGTATTTGTCCAATAAAGCTTCCGATTCCTGCCTGAAATAGACCATACTTTCCGAATACACCCCACGTCAACAACCTGAATTCAACTCGTAAGTGCAACAGAATTGGTTAGGCGGAAACCTTTGGGAGTAAGCACCGATACTTGACATTCCGAATAGTGTACATATGTTTACCTGTAGAGTGTGATCAAACAGGAGGCATACATGAAACGTGAAATCAGAAAACGCATAGATCGTTACAGAAATCTCTGGACAAAAATGAAGGATTACCGATCCGTCGTTTCAACTGAAGGAAAAAGCAATGCTTTTACCGCCAGACACCACCTCTTTTCGAAGTCGGAAGTACTCGATAAAAGCTGGTTCAGCGAATACACCGATGAAATGTACGATTCCACCCTTGACTGTCTTGCATGTTACAGGTGGTACATAATCCCGGAAAGACTCCGCGAGGCATCAGGATTACAGAAAGAAACCAATCTCGAAGCTCTTCTTGACAGTGCCGGTTATTCAACATCACTTATAGCGGAAGAACTCTTTTCCATGATAGATGCGTGCCTTGAATCGGGCAGATGCAGTGAAGAAGACCTTAAAAGAATCCGTCTCGCCTACAACGGATTATCAGGATTCTATGATATCTTCACGAAGTCCTATCTTCAGAAT encodes:
- a CDS encoding PQQ-binding-like beta-propeller repeat protein, producing the protein MMLMILILTANAPDTLWANVTSGGVYSTVEIGDLNGDGVPDVVSGVNFWDDEPTLWCLSGADGNTLWSSDQYNGIYQDEGLAGVPDMNGDGYGDILMVTPGGYAPPGRCMILVSGIDGSMIWQWSAYENIPSGAGWGYSCCLMEDQTADGLPEFLGGFGSTGSLNTSVAACLNGASGDTLWTRTAADAVEDVLAVPDVTGDGVQEVYLGIGGNSYTDYTLELLDGSDGSLIWSRNGGGDVMCVSAVDRGTTVPWLVSSSFSGEVQCYSLGGDSLWARDIGGMLLDVEAGPDLDGDGIAEIAVAGDNSGTVCLDGATGTTLWSYPTGSNTWSIAWADSVYAGGSWVPCVVAGSVNGRRITLVNAFTGDLIWEQPFTERVYNVSTMYMETVSPSPVILTGLQDQQSQPYHAWAFLSSDGTSCGEHPDEVIIGNTVLRNPSEGIMILTPPDGEWNCGIYDISGRLVWSGKLNGEETVDVSSWNSGCFLVVLSDEEAELRQTVTILN
- a CDS encoding nucleotidyltransferase family protein — encoded protein: MGLKQLPEDFKEFIQFLNDHEVHYLLLGGWAVGLYGNPRATKDIDFLIATDDENIRKLQQTLLAFGAPTVENKVFQEKGNVFRMGRSPVQIDIINEADGIRFNECYKRRNIVRIDGIDISTISKTDLLVNKRASGRHRDLADIEFIENRE
- a CDS encoding ABC transporter permease; amino-acid sequence: MLQRYFRLTRAEFILYLREPSGFFFTLIFPLLLMMLFGSIWGNEPFPGENFGYIDFAVPAFIGMVILTTGISGLTTSIAAYREKGILRRFKAAPISPLLVLTAELSSLFIITVMGMLLLLAAGVIVFGMHFYGSIPEVLFAFVLSTLSISALGFIPASLAPSARSGMIISNVMYFPMLFLSGAALPREMLPPFLKTFSQILPLTHVIELLQGLWLGGHLWDYPVQIAVLCGVTVVGFMIAAKFFRWE
- a CDS encoding ABC transporter ATP-binding protein, with amino-acid sequence MDGISLEVSKGEIFGIVGPNGAGKTTTMDCIVSMRRPDSGVISVLGLNPLGQRKTLLEKVGIQQQESELPDRMKVREAMELFSCFYKNPMETGGILSKLGLSDKAESYFSALSGGQKKRLFVALSLVGDPEIVFFDELTSGLDPRSRRSMWDLVRGLKDDGKTVFLSTHYMDEAEKLCDRVAIVDRGRIVALDTPDSLVRSHAFALNVVMGIPSDFRENDLESIPGVLEVSREGAHVTARVQDSLAVVEIVKLLVDRKIELGNFHTEKSTLEDVFLKLTGKEIRN